The Hydractinia symbiolongicarpus strain clone_291-10 chromosome 2, HSymV2.1, whole genome shotgun sequence genomic sequence TACTTATGCCAGAGATCTAGCTCAGCATCAAGAGCTAAAAAGTTTGGCATGTCATCAGAATAAAAGCTACAAAAAGCTGTAAACTTGTCTTTCCATCCCAATAGACCATGTTTACTAACTAAAAACATCATCTTAGATGGAATAATTGACAAGCCCTGATAAGAAGTCACAGTAGATATGTCAAAACGTAACTTCAATTCAGAATTTAAATTGTCCAACATTGGAATAGTTGTTGTCCTTTTAAAATAATCCGAAATGTTTTCAGCAGGAATGTTAGATCTGTTTTTTTGACGTCCACAAGTTCTAGGTTTTGTAGGAGTAACACATACTTTTTGAGCTAGAAATACAGCTTTCTCATACCACATTTAATGGTAGGCATCAACTGCATTTCGTGTAGCCATGGCTGCACTTTTAAGAGCATCAATCATATGAAGTCCCTCAAAAATATCGTTGGATTTGCTCTGAAGCATTCGTGTTACTGGCAGTGTTATATCAAATACAGACCGAGTAATTACCATTGtaataataaaatcaaaacttgTAATTAATTTATATAAGGACAAGGCTTTTGATGATGTGTCAATATTGCATTGCCTTTGAACAAACATCTCCTCAAGAGTGAAAACAAGAGGGACATAAAGTTCTTGGAATGTATCCATACCTTCAACACGTTCAATCCACCTTGTGCGACAAACATCCTTAAGCTTTCCGATctactaaatttaaaatggtTACCTCCTTAACTAagtcttcttgttttttgtcTGTGTTAAATGCAGAATTGCAGACAGACATATTGAGAATATCTTCCATAGATTTAAAGAGACTTTCTGGAAGAGCAAGGATAGAAGAAAATAGAGGATGCTTACAGTAAAAGCTAGCATTCATCATTAGCTCCACTGACACAAGAATTCGTAAGTCGTCAACCATCACATTTTTCCCAAACAAACACAACGCCATAGAACTGTACAGGCAATTTCCATTGACCTGAGACCTGTAATAAAAATAGGTATTGCTAGCTATTCTAAAACTTTAACTACACATTTTGCCAAACTGCTGCCTattaaaggtttgtttatgaAATTCAACTTgctcaatatataaataaactaagAATGCATCAACAAAAGAAACTGAACAAGCAAGACATATTTGAGATGACCTTTGtacattttaaaacaacaaagattattcataatcttttttaagacaatattcaGCTGCATAGTTAGTGGTCATAGTAACAAAAACGCATAGCTAttatagaaacaacaaaagataaacataaacaactcACTTCAACGTAATTGCGCAACCATCCTTCTTTGCTTTCACATAGGCAGGAAGGTAGTATTCTGCATGGCAATttctttggataaaaccaaaagtaagttgtttttgcaacacgtcagtagatggcaaaacagaattacatttaaactttttatttaattcgGCGTAAATTTGAGGTAGCTCATCaaaattttcgttttcaaaaactaactcCACACGCTCTCTCAAGCTCTTGCAAGCCATGTTGAGAACGGAAAGAATCTTCCGCATGCCTTACTTATATTTATACTAACATGCTACAAATTTTGACaggtttgtttaaaactttctgactaaaaataggtcaggcccACATAGGTTGATTCTAGTCAACGGTGAAAGCCtcacgggataacctagagccaagactggctggcttcaaaatttctgactaaaaataggtcaggccaaGATAGGTTGACTCTAGTGTATGGTGAAAGCCtcacgggataacctagagccaagactggctggcttcaaaatttctgactaaaaataggtcaggccaaCATAGGTTTGATTCTAGTCAACGGTGAAAGCCtcacgggataacctagagccaagactggctggcttcaaaatttctgactaaaaataggtcaggccaaCATAGGTTTGATTCTTGTCGACGGTAAAAGCCTcgcgggataacctagagccaagactgggctgacttcaaaatttctgactCAAAATAGGTCGGGCCCACATAGGTTTGATTCTAGTCGACGGTAAAAGCCTcgcgggataacctagagccaagactggctaACACAGGTCAGGTCAACATAGGTTGATCCAATTTGCGTTATGAGAAAACAAGGAGAAATATTTCGATCTTCAGATTCTGGGTAAATTCGACAGAATTCGATTTCAATCCTCGGCATTTTTTTACTAGGTCGCCTGACAGGGTTGACCTAGTCTAAATCCGCGCCTGGTCACCAGTGTTCATTTGTGGAATAACAGAGGTTGCTTGACTAAGATTCTTTGACTGACAAAACTCACTACTGCAGTTGGACTGGATGTCATAATCCAAAAGAAACTTCCTTCCTCAATGTCAACGCTAACTTTTTCCACGTCTGGATtaaaaactattattttttttattatcagtgTCACTTCTATCGTTTTCTCCATCGTCTGCTTCATCGTTAGAAGAAACACTCTGAGGCATAGGTTAAACTTGTTCATTTCATTGTTTTGCTTCTGCCAGAAGCGTTTCAAGTTTCATTTTCTTTGGGGGACTACCTTCTGATGATTTCGGAGGATTTTCACCCAAAACAAACTCTGGTAAAAAGTCGATGTCACTATCTGTGGAGATGTCTGTTTCTTGTGCCTCTGAGTGCTTTCGCACTCTGAGAGCAGGCACTGGTCTTTTTACCAGTGTTGTTACTTTCCGTGGAGCAGGTACCGGTTTTTTCATCGGTGCTTTTTCTTTTCGTGGAACAGGTCTTGGCACAGGGACAGAAGGAACTGAAGAAGCGCTATATTCATTATCACAATCACCGTCATTATCAACATGTATTATTTCATTATCTGTCTTATCCAATTCATCTATTTCTTCTAAAAAGTCAGGGATATTCTCTCCCTGTAATACACTATCAACCGAATTGATTGGAAACCTTTCCATGGTGTCAGGGAGTTGCCCAAAAACCACTTCGAATGGACTTTTTTTTGTAACTCGCGAGGAGCGAATATTCAGTGAATCTAAGAAAAAGAACAACTATCAAGTCACAGTATAATGATATAAATGTCAAACCAAGTTTACAGGATGTCAAACCACTGAGTGCCAAACCAAGTTGGCAAACCAAGTTGACTAAGTGCCAAACCAAGTTCACTAAACGTCAAACCAAGTTGACTAAGTCCCAAACCAAGTCGGCTAAATGTCAAACCAAGTGGACTAAATGTCAAACCAAGCTGCCTAAATGTCAAACCATGTTGACTAAATGTCAAACCAAGTTGACTAAATGTCGAACCAAGCTGACTAAATGTCAAACCAAGTTGATTAAATGTCAAACCAAGCTGACTAAATGTTGAACCAAGCTGACTAAATGTTGAACCAAGCTGACTAAATGTCAAACCAAGTTGACTAAATGTCAAACCAAGCTGACTAAATGTCAAACCAAGTTGACTAAATGTCAAACCAAGTTGACTAAATGTCAAATCAAGCTCACTAAATTTCAAACCAAGTTGATTAAATGTCAAACCAAGTTGACCAACTGCTAAATAAATAACAGGAAAAAATTGCACTGAATTTGTGGTAGCCAAGACGCCCATTTGTTGCTTTGAAGGGCCCGTTGTTTGCATGATATCATATCCTCGCCACAGGCATTAGTTCTTCGTAGTCTGTTTTCCACGACTTTCGTCATAAACTTGAAGTTTGATGgtacatgaaaaaataaaagatatgaagaagagcttgaaaagttgtctgtgaatctttttatttttttgaaaataataattcGTTTCTAAGATATAGGTCTTGACAGTTTAGCTAATTATGCGGAATTATCACATCACAGATTGgatgttaaaaaaatctaaaatctaTAATTACAGTGATTGAGATTATTCTCTTGCTATTATAACGTATGTTATCGCTTCATATAACTTTATAATTTAAATTCGTGAATTAATAAATActatcaaaaattttatcaattttgatTCGCTTTTCTCAACTCAGTATATTTCCCCagttgttgtgaaaaaaaacataaaaacatttcaaaaaaatgtgaagTGTTAAAAACACTAACACAagcggaaaacaaaaacaaaacaaaatcgtAAATTTTAACTGAAAATAAGGCTTAGATTCTTTAAGTTTatgtcttaaaaaaatttttcaactgACTACAGTACGGATAATTACCAGTATAGAAAAAATGTAGGCACGGTTCGTTAAATAGAATTCTATCGAAAACCAAGTGGttgctaaatttaaaattagctGTCTTGTCTTAATGTATTTTGACCAAGACTGTAGATCTTTTGCCTTTTTTAATATCATGGGGCGCCTTCAAGGGACtacttgttttttgaaaaacgcGGGACGGCCTCGGAGGAGTACTTGTTCGTTTGAAAACAAAAGTACGCCCTTGGTATGACGAAAGCAAGGGTAAGCGGACATGGAGGAGGTGGAGGGTTTGTCATAAATGGCGAATATTTGGACGAACAGTTTTTTGTATGCGTCCTATTGCCGGATTTTATACAGCGCAGTCTGGGTACTAGTAAAGAGTTTGTAGGGACACATTTTTGAAGTATTTTAAAGGTCTGGATGTCCCGctgtaaaatatattgaaaaaggGGTTTTCGTGTGGCAAAAGTAGTTAGAAGTATTCAGACAAGCGTCAATACATACTATTATATACGGTCTATGATCTATTTCTCTTCAGCAAGTTTATATTTTACCattaaatacaaattttaagAGTTCTGCTGTAGTCACGAATTTGTTTAAAGTGTTCAAGTGGTGATTTTCATTAACAACATTATAGTTCTACCATAGTTAGAGATGAGATGTATCGAGCTATATTATACAATGATGGTCAAAAGGTTTTTCTTATTCCCCCTTTGTTTAAACAATTTTCGCTCAAACCAACAAATGGTGAGCCAATAACGTTTTATCGCCTGCCTAGAGACCCAACATTACAGATGAAGTATCGTACAATGCTAAAAACCGTTGGTATAAATTGAAAGAATGGTCACATGTGTTGCAAACAATAAAATGGCATAAGAAGAAATGCCACTGATCCTAATATTGTTGAAAGTAAATTTGAAAAGGCTACGGCAAGGTAAAAATCTATTAACCAACCATCATATCGAAAAAACCCGCTATATTTCAATTAAACTCAAATTAGAAAtagcaagaaaagaaaattcagCACATTCGTAAAGAAAGCAATCTACTGTTACAAATCCTTCCACGCCCATATCAACAcgtaaaaagcatttttaaacaaacaattaaTTTCTCAGCTTTCAACTTAACAATAAAATAACAGAACTGAAGAAACAGCTAAATTAGGCTAATAGTAAAGGGTTTACTGTTTTCAAAGCGAAAACTTTGAAGAACGCTAATCCCTACATTAAAATCACTGACTTAAGCAGGTTTTTATGAATTTCTTCTCTTATTAACATTTTACACACAGAGAATAAAGTACTAAAGACAAAATTGAATATGCTTAACAATCTATGTCTAAAGAAAAGTAAGGAAAATGATAAACTTAAAACATTCTATCGAATTAAAGATTCACCTTGTTAAAATCTAATTTTTAATACTTATGTGGACTTACTATAGAAAAATTTAAAgtcttatttaaatttattaaaccATATATGTCAATTATTGAATATCCCTATTGTGAAAAGGATGGAAGTAGATCATTTGACAAAGTTCAGAACCCTTTTCAGTTTCGACCATATGCAGACATTTACTTCCTCTCGATATAATGACACACATGCTTAACTGCAGCGACAGTACTGTGCATTCGTTGGATGGATATTTTTGTAGACACTCTTTTTAATAAACTTGACCTGAAGCCTGTAGATggatttcttttgaaaaaaaatgctcCAGATTGTACTTAGTTTAAATAACAGCAATAAATTGTGATCTAAGCAGATTAATATTTTCCCATTATAAAAATAGAATCACTGCAAAGAATGAATGTATTATCATCCACATGGCTAGTGTTGTGTCATATATTAAATTTGCTATGCGACCAACAGGTTCTAAAACAaattaactaaataaataagtaactaCCTACTATATTTGCTTTctctatatatatttataaatatacacACGGGAATGAAACAAAGACAAATTTTTACATTCAATACTATAGCTTCATGATCTCGCAATCCTCAGTTAAATACAACGACATTTAAACCGTAAAAACAATATAAAGTTATCAAAGGATAAAGTTAACAAAACCTAAATCTACAACTCTTATTGAAACCTAGATCTCCATGCTTCTTGTATCATTTTTGttctaaactttttattcttattgttgttattattatgttattatagGGATAAGAACCATTGTATAATGGAACCcgaataaatgtcaaaaaaaaaaaaaaaaaaaaaaaaaaaaaaaaaaaaaaaaaggacaaTATGATGGTATCTATGAAAAAGTGACGTCGTTTGTTACTGTATCGTTGTTGTTGATGATTTTGTTGTTGTGGATATTTATCTAGGCTTTCATGTTTTTTTGTGCAGCTGTAAGAAACTTTTACGTTGTTGCGGTTAAATATTTTGTGGAGCTTGTTTTGTTTCGGGAAAGGTTTGTCTATAAGAAGCAAGAATAACTTTCCGATTTTCGTAGATACGTTTACGTTATAAGATTAAACCATATtatatttcttcttcttttcttattttctgcGAGATTTGAAACAGCTTTCTTTCGTTCTTGGTATTGCAGTTTAACATCGTGCCCGGATTCCTTTAACGCCTTCTCATAAATTACGGCGACTTCGTTAAATATTTGTTCATTTGAAGAATGTTCGGATAAACTCTGCTCAATAGTAATTGGGATTTGTTTGATGATATTACCCAGTAAACACGAGACGTCTTAAACACGTCTTTAAAACTTCTTTGAAAGACCAGATGAGACGTCTCTAAGACGTCTCtgaaaaaagacgtctttttgcgacgtgttaaagacgttttaaagacgtctttgggACGTCTCGTGTTTACTGGGTTACGCTAGATAatgagacaatttaaaaaaagtattgtttGCTTTCCAGGTTCATCATACCCATCAAATCGATCTGGTCGACATGAAAAATATGCAAGTTGAATATCAAAGAAAAACGTATCGTTATGTACTGTCGATTCTCGCTTTCACTGGTTAGTACCACTGTCTTCAAAACATGCAAGCAAGGTTAGAATGGAGCTTGAGAAAATTTACAATTTACATGGGACCACTAGTATTTTACAAAGTGACCAGGGTAAAGAGTTTTATGGATCAGTTCAAAGGTATTGTCagaggaaaaaattaaaaatgattaaaagCAGACCTTACCACCCTCAATCACAAGCCTATGAGACTCGGACATTCAATTGGAAGTCCGAGTTTATCTTACTGCACACGGAAAGGTAAGCACATTCGTTATTGTATCATTTTGTATTGTTATTctgtaacaaaaacaatagcaaatatattttatttaaactttagtTCGCAATTTCAACTTCGATGATTTGCCACCAGAAATTATAGAAACGATCTTGATGTTAGTATTGCAATGCAGCGATTACAATTGGCCCTCGCATATCGTTTccaccttggaggaaagaatacggaaggagaaacaactcttttaattctattgaaacactgcgtgaggttctagcaggtgtctgtatagaaacttaatttgaaattttggcggttgtgtgactaaattattcatgaataacaattcgcaactatgattggttataaaaacaattagataatttaatgatgaatttgataatattatcaaaacaagaagccatattgaaatcggtaaaatttcttttgtttttatgttaacataattagcgaggaagcacatgctcgacatttttgtaaacaaaaagaaaaagtttatatctcgttttaaaacgacgttctgttatacgaagttatttctttagttagaataaacattaatccagcacacatttttttggcactcgtccggcgcatatctatctatattgtttttcatgatcaaagtggtatactcaagcctgcaaaaataggataatatcatggttaaacgcttatttccaaacgtattgttgaagtttttaacagcaatgtttaccgacttatattaggcacactttccacACAATTATCACGTGCCTTCAGCGTGTTAAGCGGGTTTTCCACTAGGCGGATTATTCCGTGTGGAGCGGAGCGGCCATTGTTGTTCTTGTGCAAATTCCGCCAAAGGCGTTCCGCTACGCGCGGAATTAAAAGTTGAACCGGACTCGACTTTTCCGCCACTGTAAATTCCGCGAGCCAATCAAAATGCTTGATTTCGTGTGttttacataaaatttaaaatagctgAAAGCTGAAAGGAAATAGCGAAGCAGTAGCTGTGAATGCATCATTGTGAACCATTGTGGCAAGAAAAAGGGAAATAAGATGTCTTTCGCAGAATCTAGTCAGATTTTGATGTCATGCACGCCAGTAGAGAGTCAAGTTACAGAATGTGACAAAGAATTGTTTATAGAGGAAGTAAGTagagcttagctagctagctagattatTTTTCTAAAGCTAAACTTGGttatctgtttttttgtttgccatAGTCAAATAACTATTTCTAAAACATTTGTAGGTTCGGAAATTTCCATGTCTATGGAACATTTATTCTACTGATTACAAAGAcagaaacatcaaaaataatgcATGGCAAGAATTGGCAAGAATATTTCAAAAAGATTGTAAGTAAACCCCTACTATCTCATAGCTACATATATAtttgctgttgtttttattttcagaaagaaagtaaaatcaCATAATTTTTGGAATCTGATATTAAATATatactgtgtatatatatatggctttttattatttgtaggCGAATTCCTTCAAAAAcaactaaaatattaaaaagacaaCCTGAAAAAATGTCTCGACAGAAGAACAAGGATGACAAAATCAGGTGCAGCTGCTTCGTCGTTACCAAAATGTAACTATTTTGAACAGATGTCCTTTCTTTATGAAAGAGCACTTATGAACTTCCCAACTGAAAGCAATGTACGGATACAGAGTAAAGAAAATACAGAACAAACGTGTTGAAAGGAAAGCGTTGATCAACCCCCTGATGTAGATTTGTTCACACCACCACAATCTCCTATGATTTTGAACAAAATTACGGACAGTGGCAGCGCTACTGTTACGGCAAAGCGGGAGAAAAGAAAACGTAGTGAGAATGCAGAAGGAAATAGAATTTCGAAAGAGTTGGATGCAATAGAGAAAGAATTAAAAGCTGGTGATAAAGAGGAATGTGAAGATAGTCTTTTTTCCCGTAGCCTAGTGCCCACTTTAAGAAAATTATCTGCCAAGAAgaacaaaatggcaaaaattaagattTCGCAGCTGTTGTTTGAAATTGAGTTTGATGAGGCATGTGAATAAAACTAATTTtctctttaacattttttatataacataacattttttacagtatttGTATGGATGTACATGTTCTATACATGTTGACATAAATTATTCAGTTTTTATTTTGTCCTGTACTATTGACAATATCCCACTGCCATTCTACTGCTCCTTCATTGTTGAAATAGCATTTAAATTCATCCCGAATTAAGGCTGCCTGTTTTGAATAATTGTTTGAACTACAATTTGTTAAGTCCTGAATACCACTGATACTTTCAGAGTCTTTTCTCCATTCACCtgaaataatattgttttggcttccTCTATCAACATAGTTTTCTGGGCAGTAATTATAAGTATTATTTGCATTGGAAACAGTCATTAAGTAGTTGTGTAATGCCACCACTGCTTTAGTATTAATACCTtaagggaacttattttggcgggaactaattttggcggatttGGCGGATTGGGGCAaaatccgccaaaattagttcccgccaaaattaaatattttactcacccgccaaaattagttcccgccaaaattaaaaaaaatcgccacccgccaaaataagttcccgccaaaattaaaaatttcgttgatccgccaaaataagttccccttaaaaaatcgacaaaaatcaactttttttcaattttttatatcttttagaaATATACCTTTGCGCTAGAAATATTATGTCATAATAAACCtctaatacaagataatttttaatcaatatttaTGATTTCTAAGTCCTTGCTTGACGATGGTGACGACTTTTTAGGTTTGTTGTTAACTTTTTGCCTTTTTGGGGCTGGTGCAGCTGAGgtgtttccaaaaaagtttcGAATATCTTTTTGCTTTTTCGTCTCTTTGCTTTGGCTTTtggctgtattttttttacgcTTTGGTCTCTCTTCGGTTGGAACCACGACATCTAAAATAACTGCAATATGTAAGAACGAACCAAGAATCAATTCCTCTTTCGGCTCTGTATACAAGGCTTCTACAAGTTGTTGGTATCTTGCAAGAACCAAAAGATTGTTTACTGTCCCTGGTAAAGTAACAGTTATTTTACAGGGGATCTCCAAGCCTCCTTGAACGAGAGGTGATCTTCGATAGTGTACACTTGTCAACGTGGATTTCATAGACGCTCCTCTGTCCAGAAGAAATTTTGTAACCCTTGAGATTTCTTTGGGTAAATGGCCAACTGGTTTGTCATTTCCGAATTCACAAACTTTGATTGCAAATCTATCGAAAACATTGTTGTTCTCATGAAAGCAGTCCAGTGATTGATTTTCCTCAGGTTTCCAATAAGTTTTATAATAATGGAATCCTCTGACAGCAGCTGTAAACTCGAACGTCTTGTTGTAAGCCATATGGACGTCTTTTCTTTTCTAGCtctgatgaaaaacaaaaatgtcaatcgatcgattttttaattgcCTAGCATGAAAATAGAACGTTTTTGTTCTATTTGTCAGTGTAGACCGAACTTTCCCAATTAAatagaatgtttttgttcgattgGTTAGTCTAAACGGGCCTTagcgaagaaaaaaagaatgtttttgttcgattgGGTAGTCTAAACGGGCCTTAgccaagaaaaaaagaatgtttttgttcgatttttagtgtaaatataGGCCAAGTGAATGGAATGTTTATGTTCGAGTAAATATACAGGATACAGATAACTTACGTTTCCTTTTTTATCTCCCGGCTTTCAAAATGTCTTACATCAGGAAGTTAGCTAAATTACAAGAGAAAGAAGCTCAACAAAGGGCCGCTGAAAAGGAAAAAACTTCAGACGAAACACCTTCAAACAGTTCTAGGGAACAAAGTAAGTATTTctctttgatgtttttttttgttatacctACCTGCGAAgaagtttctttctttgtttgaaaatttttaatttttggtcaaAATTCGCAATTACATAGTGGTTCGTTTTATTCATTTTAGGCCCACAACCAACTGACTTCCAGCAAGAATCATCCCTTGGTTCGTTAGACTACGAAGCTGTTACAGACGCGACTGAAAATGTTAAATCCAGTGGCAAAAAATCATACAACCGTTGgtcagaaaaagaaagatttgatATCGGAAAATATGTTGCGATTCATGGTGGTGCGGCTGCAATCACAAAGTTTCAAACCAAAGACAGGCCGTTAAGTGAGAGTACAGCTCGAAGATTTGGCAATCTTTACAAAAAAGAGCTGAAAGATTCAACCCGAGAAAAACGTAGCGTGGTAACCAAATTTGTTCCTTTGAAACGCGGTAGACCTCTGTTCCTTGGCAGTCTAGATGAGATGGTACAAAGATTTTTAATTGCACTGAGAAATCGAGGAGGTGTTGTTTCAAGAACAGTTGCAACCGCTGCAGCGAAAGCTCTAATATCACGAAACCCTCAATTTGAGTTGGGGCATATTAAAATTGATAACAGTTGGGCAAAAAGCCTCTTCAAGAGAATGGGTTTCAAGAAAAGAATGAAAACGACCTCCAAAGTTGAAATCACTGAAGGAGCCAAAAAGGAGTGCGAATTACTATTTCTTCACGATATTGTTTCGACCATCGAACAACACAGCATCCCTCACCAACTTGTTATGAATCTGGACCAGACACCTCTTAAGTTTGTTCCAAGAATGAATCACACCATGGCGAAAAAGGGTTCATCGTCCGTCCCTATCGTTGGATCTTCCGACAAAAGATGCCTTACTGGTACCTTTATTATTACGCTTGATGGTTCTTTTCTGCCAATGCAACTGATATATGGGGGGAAAACAAATCAAAGCCTCCCAAAGTTTGAATTCCCCGAATCGTTCTCACTAAGCGTTAATCCCAAACACTACAGCAATACACAAGAATccatcaaagtcatcaaagagATCGTTCTAAAGCACGTTGAAGACCAGAGGAAGAAGTTAAATAACCCAAAGCAAGCTGCTCTTCTAATATTCGATGTCTTTCGAGGACAAATTACTGAGGAAGTTACCGAATTGCTGAAGAAGAACAACATCTTCCTGGTTTTGGTTCCAAGTAACATGACACATATATTCCAGCCCTTGGATCTTACTGTGAATAATCATTGCAAGCAATTCATGAGAAATTTGTTCACTGAATGGTATTCAAAACAGATCGAGAAAGAGCTATCCCTTAACAAAAAGATCGAAGATATAAATATTCAATTAAAGCTGACCACCATCAAGCCTCTTC encodes the following:
- the LOC130629394 gene encoding uncharacterized protein LOC130629394; this encodes MSFAESSQILMSCTPVESQVTECDKELFIEEVRKFPCLWNIYSTDYKDRNIKNNAWQELARIFQKDCEFLQKQLKY
- the LOC130629391 gene encoding uncharacterized protein LOC130629391; amino-acid sequence: MAYNKTFEFTAAVRGFHYYKTYWKPEENQSLDCFHENNNVFDRFAIKVCEFGNDKPVGHLPKEISRVTKFLLDRGASMKSTLTSVHYRRSPLVQGGLEIPCKITVTLPGTVNNLLVLARYQQLVEALYTEPKEELILGSFLHIAVILDVVVPTEERPKRKKNTAKSQSKETKKQKDIRNFFGNTSAAPAPKRQKVNNKPKKSSPSSSKDLEIINID
- the LOC130629387 gene encoding uncharacterized protein LOC130629387; amino-acid sequence: MSYIRKLAKLQEKEAQQRAAEKEKTSDETPSNSSREQSPQPTDFQQESSLGSLDYEAVTDATENVKSSGKKSYNRWSEKERFDIGKYVAIHGGAAAITKFQTKDRPLSESTARRFGNLYKKELKDSTREKRSVVTKFVPLKRGRPLFLGSLDEMVQRFLIALRNRGGVVSRTVATAAAKALISRNPQFELGHIKIDNSWAKSLFKRMGFKKRMKTTSKVEITEGAKKECELLFLHDIVSTIEQHSIPHQLVMNLDQTPLKFVPRMNHTMAKKGSSSVPIVGSSDKRCLTGTFIITLDGSFLPMQLIYGGKTNQSLPKFEFPESFSLSVNPKHYSNTQESIKVIKEIVLKHVEDQRKKLNNPKQAALLIFDVFRGQITEEVTELLKKNNIFLVLVPSNMTHIFQPLDLTVNNHCKQFMRNLFTEWYSKQIEKELSLNKKIEDINIQLKLTTIKPLHASWLLQFYNHITSADGREVVLNGWKASGIYDAVRMGSTSLESLDPFQDLSPLPESNSVITQPITDIINAPDLLKDSFINVRVENDDDKEEEYTRDEDDIDFSRNAFDIIIDDEEE